In Candidatus Hydrogenedentota bacterium, the genomic window CTTCTGCCAGCGTGCTGCCAAGCATCAACAAACGAATATCGTTCTCGGACTGATTGAGAACCCTCGCCTCGAACTCTTTCGGACCCCACCACAAGATCGTCAAAATTGCAACCAGCAGGAGAGCTGCAAACATCCAAATCACAACATTGCTTCTCGCACTTCCGATGTGCTCCATGGGCATAGTCCTCACTATTTCTCTCGACCATAAACAACGCAAGTGTTCTCTTGCGGGCGCGAGCGCTCAAACTAACACCAATAATAGTCACCCGCTTTTTAGCAGTCTGGACATGCCTTCTTCCAGCACTTGGAAAAAAGATCCATGCATCGATTTGTTCGTTGTAAAAACTTCAGTTGAGCTTTCGCTACTTTTTCGGCAAAAAGCGCTGTCGCGGCAGCAGTGCCAGCCACAATACAACGCTTTGTGCAAATCGGGCGCCCCTTACACGCGGCAAAACAGCCAACAATTATTGCGAGCTCCTCGGCGACATGTTCAATCCATATGTTCTGCATGTCGGCAGAGAAAATTAGCTTTTCTCGCAACATGCAATCATCAAGGAATTCCAGGCATTTGGAACGGCACAATTTGAGTCCGAGAAGGTCTCGGAAACGCATTGGATTGTAGTTGACATAGCCATACAAATTCGGACCATCCACCATCCCCAGAGGATCGCGGATGGTCCACCGCGCCATATCCGGGCTATAATCCCGATAGGGAAAGTGAAACAACCGCGACATCTCGTCCCAAGGCTTTCCCGTGTATGCACCAGCGAGCGAGGCCAGGGTCGAACCCTTGCGAGCGTACTGGCCTCCGTAGGGGTCGAACTCATACGTTCCGATAGAATCCTTGGAGACATTCCATGCGCTTCGCGTGCTTCCAAGGTGATCCGTGACATACCATCGCGCATTACCGCTCGCTGGCGTTGTGCCCGCAAGATCACCGAGAGTCGCGGATACCTTAGCTGTGGGCGCGACAACTACATTCGTCATAGTAAGCGCCCCCGTACTCCCATCCGCGTCACCCTCGGTACTCAAGACATCGAAACCTACGGTGTAGTTATACCACGCCTCCTCCACGCCCGTTACGCGGCTTCGGCGCTTGCCATCACCACCGGTCTCGTAGGTGACATTCCCCTCGCCGGGGAAGTCACTAGCGACGCTGTAGAGCTTGCTGCCATAGCGATAGGCATACGTCGCCTCGTGCGTACCGTCATCTCGGGTTGCCAGGCGGCCCCAGTCGTCGTAGGTCATGGTCGTGGTGACACCATTCTTCGCGTGGGTAATCTGTTCGTTGGCGTTGTTGTAGGTGAAGGTTTCCGTGGTGCTGCGGGTGCCCGCGATGAGTTGAATGTTGTCAAAGCCATGCTCGGAGTTTGCCTGGGCCTTGATGTAGGCGGCACGGCCCGTAGTGGTTTCCATAGTCGTGGCGGAAATGACTTCGTTGAAGTCAGCACCTTGCGCGCCCCAATAGACCTTGACCGAGGTGCCGTCCAAGATGGCGCGGAACTGATACCAGGCATCCTCGGCCACGGTCGTATTGTAGGTGGCTAACGTGGACAAGGTGCCGCCGTCCACCTGGCGCAGCCGGAGATTGGTGGGGTTTATCTCCAGGTAGAGTTGGTCATTCCCGCCGACGGTGCGGAGCACCACATCCGCTTTGCCCGTGCTGCTGTAGCGGACATAGTCGAAGCTCAGATCGTGATCCGCATCGGTTTCGGTCAGGTAAAGCTCCCGCACCGAAGCATCCGAAGTGTTTTTTATCACACCGCCCGTCACGGAGTAGTAGGTCGTGTGCCCCGACCAGCCGGTGATGTTCCCATCCTCGAAGTCGTCGTACCAGGGCACCTGCTTCGTCAGCATGTTGTCCGCGTCGTCATAGGTGTAGGCATAGGTCGCCTCGATGGTGGGCGAGGCATGGTTGCCCCGGATGGCTTCGATCAAACGCATCGACGGGACCGTCCTGAACGCACGAGAACCCCACCAACTGAAAGAACACCCCGTGTCCAGCCCATAATTCCTGACGCGCCGAAGCCCGCCACGCGTTCGGGTCATTGATGCGCCGTGGCGGAACCGTCCCGCGTTTTCAAGAGCGGGGGACAGTCCTGTGCTCGCGTCGTTCTTTCTACACATCGAGTCGATCGCCGTCACGTCACCCTGGCAAGTCCGTGCATCAACGCCGGACAGTCCCCTCGTGGCCCCGTCGTTGGGCTGGGTGGCGTCGCGGCGAACGGAGGCGTAGGAGCAATCCCATGCCTCGGGCACGGTGAGTGTATACCAATGCTCGACGTCCTTGTTTGCGAGCCGCCGTGCTCCTGCCACCTTTTCGCCCTCCGATCAGTGCGCCCGTGTTTGGATAGGAATCTGTGAAGCAATCTGCATGGACAGTCTAACAAAGATGACAGGAATGGTCAACCGTTGTCTCGGCGCTGTGCGTAGCCGGTTGCCCGTGTTTTCCCGCGATATTCCAACGAAGGAACGATAGCCGAAAGTGGACTGCAAGTTCGCCGGAGGCGAATTAACCCTCCGGGTTAATGCAAAACATACGTTGATTGAAATGGGCCCGGCGATGGTGCGTCGCGTCTTTTGTCGGGTGCCTGAGGCCAATCTCCCGGCACGGCGAAACCTTTCGTCACCACAGCGGCCCTTGTCTCAACCTGAAAGGTTAAGCCACTTTCGGCGCGCTTCCCGGTTCAAAAGGGCGACCTTAGAACTGGTTTCCAGAGCGAACTCGTAGCGGCGGTCAGGGAGTCCTCTTTTATAGGTGGCTGTCCCCATGTTGTGTTTTTGCGATGTCAGATGCGCCTCTTATCCAAGGCTGAGGATATGGCGAATACTTACCATAACGGGAATGTGGACCTCCATACTCTATTGCTCATTATCGATATCGGGACTCACCTTGCCGTCACGCCAGAGGCGATTCAGCATCGGCCCGGCGGCTTCCACGAGTTTGTAGCCCGCGTAGGGCTCCAGGCGTGTCCAACTGATGGGCTGGCCGGAGTAGCCGCCGCCGAGGATCCCGGCGATGGTTGGGCAGTAGCCGCAATAGCCGTCGGCGAGGCCGACCACGGCGGTGAACGGCGTGGGGCTACGGCGCTTGATGTCGATTCCGAACTGGCAGTAGAGCTCGCAGGGCTGGGTCAGGAGCGCCACGTCGCCGATGCGCAGGGCGTGAACCGGCATGGTGTCGACGGGATTCGCCCCGTAGGTTTCCTGGAGGTGGACCGTGCCGAAGGCGAGGATGCCGGGCATGCCGAGGATCATCTCCCCCGCTTCCATGCGCGCGACCACCTGCTTTGCTTCCTCCAGCGTCGCCGGATCAGGCATGCGGACCGCGAGCTCGAGATCGTTCACTTCATGGCCCAAGGTGACCCGTTCATGAAACTCCGCCTGGCGATAGAGGCGCAGAGTTTCGTCGGCCAGCACTTTTCCGACACGGGCCATGCGCGCTTCGGGATCCTCCTGCTCGGCTTCGAGGAGGTTGGCCATGTTGATGTCGCCCTGGGCGCCATTGAGGTAGAGAACGGGAATGGCGCCCAACTCGTTTCTAAGCAGGGTCCGCGCTGCGCCGGGATAATCCGCGGAGAAAAGACCCGCGCCGTAGAAGTTCGTGGGGTGCGACGTGTTGTTGTAGAGGACAGCTACAGGCCGGCCTTCGAGGTCCAGGGCAAAGACCGCGAGGTGGTCGGGATCATCCGGCCCTTCCAGGCCGGCGAAGTCGGGGCGCTTCGTGTCGCCATGCATGGTGTGGGAGCCATCCTCCCAGCAAACGCGGCGGTTGTAGCCTATCTGGGCGCGGCCTTTCCCCCAGCCGAGTTTTGCGGGTTTCGCGGAGGCCACGGCCGCCTTCGAGATCTGGACAAGCTTCGGCCCGAGGGAAGCGATGTAGGCATCGTCCACGGGCATGTAGAAGTTGGTTTTCACGAGCGACGGACCGGAGTGGTTGTGGGTGCAGGTTATGATGACCTGGCGCTCGGGCACGGGGGTCTCCGCGGCGATTGCCTGGCGGATGGGCGTTACCGTGGCCAGATCGAGGCCGACCAGATCGCAACTGAGCAAGAGCAATGGGGTGACGCCATCGTTGAGGTAGAGGGCGTTTGCTTCCAACTCATCGAGGATGCGTTCGCCCTTTTTCGTAACGCCGGCGCCCTGTTGCCAGCTTCCCACGGGCGGTGTGATGATGATGGATGCGCCCCCGGCCTGGATGTCTGTCGCGGCTTCCGCCGAAGTGCCTGTTGTCAGCAGCGAGCCGACAAGCAGCAACAATGACCGAAGGAAAATTAAGCGGACAATTCCCAGCATAGTCGAATTCCCAAGGGTGACAGCCTCACAAGCGTTCGCGTGACTGGACGACACACGGCTCCCTCATGGTACGACGGTCTCCCTGGAATTCACAACGAAATTCCCCAATGGCTCTTCCATCGCCGACAAGCCTCAGGCGTCGAGATGATCCCGTACGCTGGACAGCAGTGTCGATAGACGAAACGGCTTCTGGACGAAGTTTCCGGCGTCGCTCTGGGCCGCGTCCAGGCCCAGGGAATGCCCTTCATAGCCGCTTACAAAGATAATCTTTAGCCGCGGGTCGCGTCGCAGGAGGACGACGGCAAGTTCTCTACCCCCCATCCCCGGCATCACCAGATCCGTGAGCACCAGATGAATCTGACCATCGTACTCGTCGAAAGTCTTGAGGGCCTCGGGGCCGTTGGTGGCGGAGACGACGGTGTATCCATGCATCACGAGGGCTTTGTGGGTGACCTCGCGCACGGAATCCTCGTCTTCTACGAGCAAAATCGTCTCCTTACCGCCCAAACGGCGCTCTGGAGTCGCTCCCTCTCCGGACACTGTCTCGGAGGGAAGGGCCTCCGGAAGGTATACATTGAAGCAGGTACCGCAGCCCGGGGAACTCTGGACGCCGATGGCGCCACCGCACTGCTGCACGACGCCGTAAACAGTGGCGAGGCCCAGGCCGGTGCCCTTGCCCACGGACTTGGTGGTAAAGAAGGGCTCGAAAAGACGGGCCAGATGTTCGGGTGGAATACCGCAGCCCGTGTCGCGGATGGAGAGGCAGGCATAGACGCCAGGGGGACATTCCGCATCGGTACAGGGGTTCGTTTCGTCGAACACGCATTCGCGGGAAGCGATCGTGAGGGTTCCGCCCTCTTCCATGGCATCCCGGGCGTTGAGGGCCAGATTCATGACGAGCTGCTCCAACTGGGTTCGGTCCGCGGTCGCACACAGTGCCGCGGGCGAGAGCTCGAAGGAAATGTGAATGCTTTCAGGGATCAGACGGCTCAACAGGGCTCCCGATTCCTGGGCGAGTTGATTCAAGTCTACGATCTCGGGCTTCAAGGGAGCCTTGCGGCTGAACACGAGCAACTGCTGGGTCAGCAGGGCGGCGCGCTCCCCCGCTTTGTGAATGGCCTCGATTTGTGCCCGGACCGTCGGGTCACCGCCGAGCTCATCCAGCAGGAGCACTTCACAGTATCCGTTGATTACCGTAAGAAGATTGTTGAAGTCATGAGCGACGCCGCCCGCGAGTTGTCCCACGGCTTCCATTTTCTGGGCATGGCGCAACTGCTCTTCGAGCTTTCGCTGGACGGTAACGTCGTAGCAGACACCCACCACACGCTCGGTCTCGCGGGACTCGTTGAGAATCATGCGCCCGTAGGACTTGATGTGTCGCACTTCTCCGTTGGGCCAGAGAATTCGATATTCGGACTGATAGTGACGGCCCTGCGCCGCGGCGGAAAGGCCTTCATGGTTTACCCGATCCAGATCTTCGGGATGCACGCGGGCCTGGAAATCCCCCACCACCACCGATGGCGTTGCCGGATCCAACTGGAAGATTCGGTACATGTTCTCGTCCCATTCCAGGCGGTCCTCTTGGATGACGTATCCCCAGACCCCGATGCCGGCCGATTCGGCGGCGAGGGCAAAGCGCTCGTTGAGGTGGCGCTCTTTCGCCTCGCTTTCCCGCAGGGCTGTCTCGGTCTTGTGCGCCGCGGTAATATCGATCAGCGTAACAAGGGTATGGAGAAGGCGGCCCGTGGCATCGAACCGGGGCGTGGCCGAAATCTGGAGCCAGCGGCGCTCGCCCGTGGCGATGTTGCTCGAACCCAGGATCGCATTCTTTACGGGCTGTCCGGTTCGCGCCGCGATCACGGAAGGCACATCTTCGGGCATCAGCGGTGACCCGTCGGCATTCACCAGTTGCCAGCGGGGATCGCGCGAGCTGATACCTTCCATGGCGGGATTCTCGATACCCAGAATGCGCCCCGCGGCCTCGTTGGACAGCAGGATCTGGTCGTTCGGATCCTGAAGCACGACGCCCACGTCGAGATCTTCGATCAGCGCCCGGAAGCGGCTCTCGCTCTCCTGGAGTGCATGGAGCGTCTCTTTGATGCCGGTGATATCGGTGTGTGTGCCGAGCATGCGAACGGGGCGGTCGCTCTCGGTTCCGTCAAGGGCTTTGCCCCGGGCGAGGATCCACTTGTAGTTTCCGTCTTTGCAGCGCAGCCTGTGCTCGACGGTGTAATAGGGCTCCAGTCCATCAAGATAGGCCCGTATGGTCCTTCTGACCCGTTCGAGATCCTCGGGGTGGATGCGGTCTTCCCACGTTTTGTAGTCGTTTTCGAGTTCGGAGTCGCTGTATCCAAGCATCTCCTTCCATTGCCTGCTGAAATAGACCTTGCCCGACTCTGTGTTCCAGTCCCAGAGGCCGTCGCAAGCGCCCTCCAGGGCGAACTGCCATCGAGTCTCGCTCTCGCGGAGCGATTCTTCCATAATTTTCCGCTGGGTGATGTCACGCCCGACGAGCAGAATTCTCGACACGGCGCCGTTTGAATCGAGGATGGGCGTGAGTCGATTTTCCCGTACCATGTGGGCGCCGCCCAGTAACGGCAGGCGCTCTTCGTAGTGAAGTGTCTCGCCCGAGCACACCGTTTTTTCGAAACGGGCCAGAATCCGGGTGATGGTGGCCTCGTCCAATCGACAGGAAGTGCGGAGAAAGGATTCCAGATCCAGACCAGGGATGCGTCCGGGCTCCGGAATCAGGCCGTGTTTCCGCATCGCCGAGGCCATGGCGTGATTGATGCGCGCGATGCGGAATCGGCAATTTCCGTACACTTCGAGAAGGGCTATATGATCCTGTGTCGCATTGAAGACCAGACCAAATTCGGACTCGGCCAGCGCGGGGCCGTCCGACAACTCCCGGACGATGTAGAGGATGCGCTGCCCGTCGCTCAACCGCATGCGCTGTGTGGACACCGAAAAGCCCACACCGCCGCGCATGCCGCGGGTGATTTGCTCATCCTCGGTCGGGGATTCGAGCCAGGCGCGGAGGTGAGTTCCCACCATGTCTGAAGCCGCACGCTTGAAAATCCGCTCGGCCGGGGGGTTTACCTGGATTATCGTTTCATCGCCGCTTACGAGGAGCAACGCGTCGGGAATAAGGTCAAACACCTCTTCATATGGAGACACGGGAAAGCTTCCGGATATTTTTGTTCACCCCCTAAGGATTACAGTATATCGAGAATCGTGTGTTTTTACCAGTTTCCGATTCGACACGGCGCTCGGCGGGGATTGCTAAAGCGTCCATCCTCTCTTGCCGATAGATCCGTCACGGCGCGGCATTTTTCCGCCGGGAACGGAGCAAACCTCATGGATACCAACGCTTTTCGCAGGGCCTTCTGGACTGAATTCAATGGTTCCAGGCGCAATCAGCCGGACGATTTCCTGCTGGATGTGAAAGTCCAGATGATGCATGATCTTTGCCCGGATGTGCAGGGGATGCTGTCGCTGAAGAAGCAGCGCCTGCTCAATCTGGCCTTTTCATTGCTCCCCGAGGGGGAGGCCTACCTCGAAGTGGGCACGTATATGGGCAAGAGCCTCCTTTCCGCCATGATTGGTAACCCGGAACGATCGGTCTACGCCGTGGACAACTTTTCCCAGTTTGAGGAGAACTCCTTTCCGGTGCTGAAGGCCAATCTGGAACACTATGGCCTGTATAACCGGGTCAATTTCTGTAACGGCGATTTTCGGGAGATTTTCAATCCGGGAATCATCCGGCAGCCCATCGGCCTCTATTTTTACGATGGCGGACACGACTATGAGAGCCAGTATCTGGCCATGAAGCTCGTGGAGCCTTTTCTGGCGGATGAGGCGCTGATTCTGGTGGACGACTGGCGTCTGGCGCCTGATTCGGGATCTTACGCCAAGGACGGAACCCTTCAGGCCGTGGCGGAGTCGGATAGCCGGATGCGGTTGCTGTATGAGCTTCCCGCGCGCTACAACGGCGACCGGGGACTGTGGTGGAATGGGGTTGGGGTTTTGAGTTACACGCGCGAGCCTGCGATGGAGCTGGCGGTGTAGGGACGCGGCCAGGAT contains:
- a CDS encoding PAS domain-containing protein, producing MSPYEEVFDLIPDALLLVSGDETIIQVNPPAERIFKRAASDMVGTHLRAWLESPTEDEQITRGMRGGVGFSVSTQRMRLSDGQRILYIVRELSDGPALAESEFGLVFNATQDHIALLEVYGNCRFRIARINHAMASAMRKHGLIPEPGRIPGLDLESFLRTSCRLDEATITRILARFEKTVCSGETLHYEERLPLLGGAHMVRENRLTPILDSNGAVSRILLVGRDITQRKIMEESLRESETRWQFALEGACDGLWDWNTESGKVYFSRQWKEMLGYSDSELENDYKTWEDRIHPEDLERVRRTIRAYLDGLEPYYTVEHRLRCKDGNYKWILARGKALDGTESDRPVRMLGTHTDITGIKETLHALQESESRFRALIEDLDVGVVLQDPNDQILLSNEAAGRILGIENPAMEGISSRDPRWQLVNADGSPLMPEDVPSVIAARTGQPVKNAILGSSNIATGERRWLQISATPRFDATGRLLHTLVTLIDITAAHKTETALRESEAKERHLNERFALAAESAGIGVWGYVIQEDRLEWDENMYRIFQLDPATPSVVVGDFQARVHPEDLDRVNHEGLSAAAQGRHYQSEYRILWPNGEVRHIKSYGRMILNESRETERVVGVCYDVTVQRKLEEQLRHAQKMEAVGQLAGGVAHDFNNLLTVINGYCEVLLLDELGGDPTVRAQIEAIHKAGERAALLTQQLLVFSRKAPLKPEIVDLNQLAQESGALLSRLIPESIHISFELSPAALCATADRTQLEQLVMNLALNARDAMEEGGTLTIASRECVFDETNPCTDAECPPGVYACLSIRDTGCGIPPEHLARLFEPFFTTKSVGKGTGLGLATVYGVVQQCGGAIGVQSSPGCGTCFNVYLPEALPSETVSGEGATPERRLGGKETILLVEDEDSVREVTHKALVMHGYTVVSATNGPEALKTFDEYDGQIHLVLTDLVMPGMGGRELAVVLLRRDPRLKIIFVSGYEGHSLGLDAAQSDAGNFVQKPFRLSTLLSSVRDHLDA
- a CDS encoding class I SAM-dependent methyltransferase, giving the protein MDTNAFRRAFWTEFNGSRRNQPDDFLLDVKVQMMHDLCPDVQGMLSLKKQRLLNLAFSLLPEGEAYLEVGTYMGKSLLSAMIGNPERSVYAVDNFSQFEENSFPVLKANLEHYGLYNRVNFCNGDFREIFNPGIIRQPIGLYFYDGGHDYESQYLAMKLVEPFLADEALILVDDWRLAPDSGSYAKDGTLQAVAESDSRMRLLYELPARYNGDRGLWWNGVGVLSYTREPAMELAV